In one Tripterygium wilfordii isolate XIE 37 chromosome 22, ASM1340144v1, whole genome shotgun sequence genomic region, the following are encoded:
- the LOC119990832 gene encoding 11-beta-hydroxysteroid dehydrogenase B-like, which yields MDLRKSLLNLVVPPASMVMLACAWPALIFIRSCEWIYGYFNNENMEDKVVIITGASSGMGEQIAYEYAKRKAKLVLVARRDQRLRLISENASLLGANHVMIAAADVVKENDCRSFVTETINYYGSVDHLVLTTSLGHTFYIEEVTDTSVFPHILDINFWGNVYPTLAALPYLHQSNGRIIVNASVENWLPLPRMSLYAAAKAALINFYESLRSELNDEVGITIATHGWVGMEMSRGKFLLEEGAEMQWKEEREVHVSGGPVEDYARMIVDAACRGEAYVKFSNWHDIFPLYRAFVPNLLNWTLQLLIAQNGTRRTSLIGTGRPLLEGASPRKLLVSPAISHYSPQQQQKME from the exons ATGGATTTGAGGAAGTCCTTGTTGAACTTGGTGGTGCCTCCGGCGAGTATGGTGATGCTGGCCTGCGCGTGGCCTGCCTTGATTTTCATCAGGAGTTGTGAGTGGATTTACGGTTACTTCAACAATGAGAATATGGAAGATAAGGTCGTGATCATCACTGGTGCTTCCTCTGGCATGGGAGag CAAATCGCATACGAATATGCAAAGAGGAAGGCAAAACTTGTATTGGTTGCAAGGAGAGATCAGAGACTTCGATTGATCAGCGAGAATGCGAGTCTTCTGGGTGCAAATCATGTCATGATCGCCGCCGCAGATGTGGTCAAGGAAAATGATTGCCGGAGCTTTGTTACCGAAACCATAAACTACTATGGTTCTG TGGATCATCTCGTGTTGACGACAAGTTTGGGGCACACATTCTACATTGAAGAAGTGACGGACACATCTGTGTTCCCCCATATTCTG GATATAAATTTTTGGGGAAATGTCTATCCAACTCTGGCTGCTCTTCCATACCTACATCAGAGCAATGGTCGTATCATAGTTAACGCCTCAGTCGAGAACTGGTTACCTCTGCCGAGGATGAGCTTATATGCT GCTGCAAAAGCGGCTCTAATAAACTTTTACGAGTCGCTGAGATCTGAGCTGAACGATGAGGTGGGAATAACAATTGCGACGCACGGTTGGGTTGGAATGGAAATGAGTAGAGGCAAGTTCTTGCTTGAGGAGGGTGCAGAGATGCAatggaaagaagaaagagaa GTACATGTGAGCGGTGGACCGGTGGAGGATTATGCAAGGATGATCGTTGATGCAGCTTGTCGTGGAGAGGCATACGTAAAGTTTTCAAACTGGCATGATATATTCCCCCTTTACAGGGCCTTTGTACCGAACCTTCTGAACTGGACACTCCAGCTGCTGATTGCACAAAATGGTACAAGAAGAACCTCTTTGATCGGCACGGGAAGGCCTCTTTTGGAGGGTGCCTCTCCAAGGAAACTCCTTGTAAGCCCTGCTATTTCCCATTACAGTCCCCAGCAGCAACAAAAAATGGAATGA